The segment GATCGCAGAAATCTAGGGAAACTTTGCGGATTGAACGAGAACAGACTAGCATTCAGTAATAGAGATCAAGGTGAATGTGATAGATCATTACGCAAACGTGGCAAACTCAAGGTAATGTTATTGTCTCTAACATCCAGAGACACTAGTAACTGTTGCCAAATGCTTGCCCTAGACTGTGTAGTCTGTCTCACTATCTGCAACTCTCTGTCTGCTAACGTCTGAGCCATCGCCATGAGTTCTACCCCTAGTCGGTCTGTTAAGCAATCTAAGTCTTTGCCATCTCAAGACACCAACCAACCGCCAACTCCTCCAGAATCAACATCATCGTCTAGTGCTGAATCGTCATCAGAGGAAGAGCTAAAGCTTGTTCGCCCCGTTAGGCCAGCAACGCCCCCCAAGCCTGTGGTTTCGGCCTCTTCCCCACCAGCCGTAGTTGCTGTTGTAGCCAAGGGGTCTCAGAGAACAACTATCACACCAACAGAAACAGACGGATCCAAAAAACCTGATAGTAGTTCCGCTACGCCTGCTCCCTCAACAGTTATTGACAACCAGACTGCTAATAATGTAGCAACTGACGCAGCGATTGTTCGGCAGCAGCCAATTCCTCCACCGAGTGAGCGTATGCAATATCGAGCGATCGGCTTAATTCGAGGTAAGTATGTTGCTTCTAGTGAGCAGTTAACTCGTGGCAGTCTCATCACGTCAGATGGAACAACGATTGATGCTGTGCTGTTAGGGCGGGTGATTAGCCTTATTCGCAAACATATTGACCTAGAAGCTGAGCATCTATGGGTTGTGTATCCTCGCACTCGTGAAAAGGAGGATGACCTGCACGCACAGATTGTGGGAGTTTGGGAACCTGAGACCCTACATAGGCTGCCAAGTATGGAGGGGCAGTCTGCTGAGAAAGATGAGGCGGCAGCGGATGATGAGAACAATGAGGGTAATCTTACCAGCAGTAGTGCCAACGGCTCATTAACAGACATTGCTCAGTATGTGCCTGCGTCAGAACTTCCCGATGGATATTTTTCAATTCGAGGGGAGGTAATTTACCACTCGGAAGAACATCAGCGGGTCATCGTTAAAATTCGCCAAACTCCTCGCAAGGCTAGTAAGGCAGAAAAATCTTTTAAGTTGCTGCTGCGAGGAACGATCGCAAGCGAGAAAGTGCTAGGGCGCTTTTGGGATCTGCAAGTGCAGCGTGAAGCTGATCACCTTGTGTTGCAAAGTGCTAACCCTGTAGGTATTGTTCTGCCCAAGAAGTCGGCATCGGGTGCTCGATCACAGAAACATCGAGGCAAAAAACCATGGAAATCTGGAGGTGCAGGACGGCCAAACCGAGCTGATGGAAGTGGACAAAAACACACTCCTTCTGCGCGGCGAGAGCCTACATCCAAGCCTATGAAGCGTCGTGACAAAGACTCTGGATAGTGGTAAGGCAGTGATGATTTCGGTGGGGTCGAGGGGGGCTTGGCCTCTGTTGTGGGAATGTCCCTCACACTCCCTTCCCAGAGAATCATTACCTCTTAAGGACTACCAGACTCTGCATTCCAGCAGTTCTACCATTCAGCAGCGAAAACTTGGCCGTAAAATCCATGATGCCGCCATGATAATGGAGAAAGATGTTCGTGATAGGTGGCTATGGCACGGGATTTGCGCAGCTTTATCAAGTTATTAGAACAGCGGGGACAGCTACGGCGGGTTAAAGCCTTGGTTGACCCGAACTTAGAAATTGCAGAGATTGCTGATCGCCTGCTGCGATCTGGTGGCCCTGGTCTGCTGTTTGAGAACGTTAAAGGATCAACCTATCCGGTAGCCGTGAATCTGTTGGGCACGGTAGAGCGAGTCTGTTGGGCCATGAACATGGAGCACCCCGATGAGCTAGAAGCACTAGGCAAGAAACTAGCGTTGCTCTATCAACCTCGTCCCCCTAAAAAGCTGTCCCAGGCGATCGAACTCGGTAGTGTGCTATTTGACGTGCTTAAAGCCAAGCCAGGAATTGATCTGCTTCCAGCCTGTCAGCAGGTAGTGCTCAAGGGGGATGCCGTTGACCTGACCCAATTGCCCCTGTTGCGAGTGTATCCCGGTGATGCCGCACCTGTGCTGACTCTAGGACTGATGATCACCAAGGATTGCGAAACTGGGATCCCTAATGTAGGTGTGTATCGGCTGCAACTTCAGTCTAAGACAACCATGACCGTACAGTGGCTCTCTGTACGAGGCGCTACAAGGCACCTGCGCAAGGCCGCAGAACGGGGTAAGCAGTTAGAGGTTGCCGTCGCCGTAGGCGTTGACCCATTGGTAATTTTGGCAGCAGCAACTCCCTTGCCAGTGGATTTGTCGGAGTGGTTGTTTGCCGGATTATACAGTGGTCGGGGCATTCACCTAGCCAAGTGCAAAACCTTGGATTTGGAGGTGCCTGCTGATGCGGAACTGATTTTGGAAGGGACGATTACACCAGGGGAAACGGGTAAAGACGGCCCCGCTGGGGATCATATGGGCTATTACGGTGGAGTCAACGAAAACGCGCCATTGATTCGGTTTCACTGCATTACCCATCGACGCAATCCCATCTATCTCACTACCTTCAGTGGTCGTCCGCCTAAGGAAGATGCCATGATGGCGATCGCCTTAAACCGCATCTATACCCCCATCTTGCGTCAGCAAGTGCCTGAAATTGTAGATTTCTTTCTGCCTATGGAAGCACTCAGCTATAAAGCTGCTGTGATTTCGATCGACAAAGCCTATCCCGGACAGGCACGCCGTGCTGCTCTGGCATTTTGGAGCGCCTTACCCCAGTTTTCTTACACCAAGTTTGTAGTCATTGTGGATAAGACCATCAATGTCCGCGATCCCCGCCAAGTGGTATGGGCGATTACCTCTAAAGTTGACCCAGCACGGGATGTGTTCATCCTGCCAGACAACCCCTTCGATGCTCTTGATTTTGCCACTGAAAAGCCAGGACTGGGAAGCAAAATGGGCATCGATGCAACGACCAAAATCTACCCAGAGAGCGATCGGCCTTGGAGTCCTCCCCTGCAATCAGATCCTGACGTTGCGGCCATGGTCACCCGTCGTTGGGCAGAGTATGGCCTAGCTGATCTAGGTTTGAGAGAAGTGGATCCTAATCTTTTTGGCTATGAGATCAAGACTTAAGTTCGTGTAATGGCTGTCTGCTTTTCACGTCAACCAAGAATTTCGAGGATACTTTGCTACAGTTTTGACTAAGAGGCAATTACCGTCGAATATTTGAGTTTCAAATGCTTGAGCAGTTAAATGCTCAGCTCTAAAGGTCATAGAGCTTGTTGCTAAGAGAACACCTTGACGTGACAGCGCGTTGCTCAAGATCATAACGCTCGATACACTCGATACAAGTGTTAGGTATTGAAATCGTCAGCACGATCGTGGTTATGACA is part of the Cyanobacteriota bacterium genome and harbors:
- a CDS encoding UbiD family decarboxylase, which produces MARDLRSFIKLLEQRGQLRRVKALVDPNLEIAEIADRLLRSGGPGLLFENVKGSTYPVAVNLLGTVERVCWAMNMEHPDELEALGKKLALLYQPRPPKKLSQAIELGSVLFDVLKAKPGIDLLPACQQVVLKGDAVDLTQLPLLRVYPGDAAPVLTLGLMITKDCETGIPNVGVYRLQLQSKTTMTVQWLSVRGATRHLRKAAERGKQLEVAVAVGVDPLVILAAATPLPVDLSEWLFAGLYSGRGIHLAKCKTLDLEVPADAELILEGTITPGETGKDGPAGDHMGYYGGVNENAPLIRFHCITHRRNPIYLTTFSGRPPKEDAMMAIALNRIYTPILRQQVPEIVDFFLPMEALSYKAAVISIDKAYPGQARRAALAFWSALPQFSYTKFVVIVDKTINVRDPRQVVWAITSKVDPARDVFILPDNPFDALDFATEKPGLGSKMGIDATTKIYPESDRPWSPPLQSDPDVAAMVTRRWAEYGLADLGLREVDPNLFGYEIKT